Below is a genomic region from Ancylomarina subtilis.
AATTTGCTTGGAGGTAAGGGAGCTAACCTTGCTGAGATGAACCTAATTGGTGTGCCAGTTCCTGCTGGTTTCACAATCACTACTGACGTTTGTACTGATTACAACAAGCTTGGAAAAGATGCTGTTGTAGCAATGATTAAAGAGCAAGTTGAAGCTGCTGTTGCTGATACTGAAAAAGCTATGAACGCGAAATTTGATGCAAAAGATGGTTTCCCATTGTTGCTATCTGTTCGTTCTGGTGCTCGTGCTTCTATGCCAGGTATGATGAACACAGTTCTTAACCTTGGTATGAATGATGATACAGTGAAAATTGTAGCTGAACAATCAGGAAACGAGAAATTTGCTTACGATTCATATCGTCGTTTCATCCACATGTACGGTGACGTAGTAATGGGTGTTGAGGCAGAGAACGGTGAGCACAATCCATTCGAGGTTGTTCTTGACGAATTGAAAGAAGCTAAAGGTTACAAATTAGATACTGAACTTACTGTTGAGGATCTAAAAGAACTTGTTGAAGGTTACAAAGCCGTAGTACGTAAACACGCTGGTGTTGACTTCCCTACTTGTCCATGGGAGCAGCTTTGGGGTTCTATCTGCGCTGTATTCGATTCATGGAATACTGAGCGTGCTATTCTTTACCGTCGTATGGAGAATATTCCTGACGAATGGGGTACAGCAGTAAACGTTCAGGCTATGGTATATGGTAACATGGGTGAAACTTCAGCTACTGGTGTATGTTTCTCTCGTGATGCTGCTACAGGTGAAAACCTATTTAATGGTGAGTATTTGATTAACGCACAGGGTGAAGACGTTGTTGCTGGTGTTCGTACTCCTCTTGAGATTACAACTATTGGTTCTAAGCGTTGGGCTGAGCGTAACGGTACTTCTGAAGAAGATCGTAAAGCAAACTTCCTTTCATTAGAAGAAGCTATGCCTGAGTTGTATAACGAATTGAATACTATCCAACGTAAGCTTGAGGTTCACTACACTGATATGCAGGATATGGAGTTTACTATTCAACAAGGTAAACTTTGGATGTTGCAAACTCGTAACGGTAAGCGTACTGGTGCAGCTATGGTTAAAATGGCTGTAGATATGCTTGAAGAAGGTTTGATCGATGAAACGACAGCTGTACTTCGTCAGGAACCTAACAAATTGGATGAGTTGCTTCACCCAGTTTTCGAAGAGTCTGCTTTGGCTTCTGCTAAAGTACTTTCTAAAGGTCTTCCTGCATCTCCAGGTGCTGCTACAGGTCAAATCGTATTCTCAGCTGAGGATGCTGAGAAATGGGCTGCTGAAGGTAAAAAAGTAATTCTTGTACGTCGCGAGACTTCTCCAGAAGACTTGAAAGGTATGTACGCTGCTGAAGGTATCCTTACTGAGCGTGGTGGTATGACTTCTCACGCTGCTGTAGTTGCTCGTGGTATGGGTAAATGTTGTATCTCTTCTGCTGCTGGTGTTTTGGTTACTGGTAAATCAATGACTATCAACGGTGTTGAATTCAAAGAAGGTGATTTCATCTCATTAAACGGTACTACTGGTGTTGTTTACGAAGGTAAAGTTGCAACTATCACTCCTTCATTAGATGGTGATTTCGGTAAAGTAATGGACATGGCTGAGAGAAATACTCGTATGTATGTTCGTACAAATGCTGATACACCTGCTGATGCTCAAACTGCTCGTGATTTTGGTGCTAAAGGTATTGGTCTATGTCGTACAGAGCACATGTTCTTCGAAGGCGATCGTATCTGGGCTATCCGTGAGATGATTCTTGCTGAAAACCTTGAAGGTCGTAAAGAAGCTCTAGCTAAATTATTACCTATCCAGCGTGAAGACTTCTCAGGAATTCTTGAAGCTATGGACGGTTTTGGTGTAACTATCCGTCTACTGGATCCACCATTGCACGAATTTACTCCTAACGATGATGCTTCTCAAAAAGAGATGGCTGAAAAATTAGGTGTTGATGTATCTATCGTTAAAGCAAAAGTTGAATCTCTTCACGAGTTTAACCCAATGTTGGGTCACCGTGGTTGTCGTCTAGGTAACACTTACCCAGAGATCACTGAGATGCAAGCTCGCGCTATTATCGAAGCTGCTTGTGACTTGAAAGCTAAAGGTCTTAATCCTAAGCCAGAAATTATGGTTCCATTAATCGGTACTGTAAAAGAGCTTAAGATGCAGGAAACTATTATCAGAGAAACTGCTGCTGCTGTATTCGCTGAGAAAGGTATCGAAGTTGATTTCATGGTAGGTACTATGATTGAGATTCCTCGTGCTGCTGTAACTGCTGACGAAATTGCTGAAGTTGCTGAATTCTTCTCATTCGGAACAAATGACTTGACTCAAATGGGATTCGGTTATTCTCGTGATGATGCTGGTAAATTCTTACCTATCTACATTGAGAAAGGTATCCTTAAGCACGATCCATTCCAGGTTCTTGACCAGGACGGTATCGGACAATTAGTTCGTATGGGTTGTGAAAAAGGTAAGTCTACACGTGAAGATATCAAATTGGGTATCTGTGGTGAGCACGGTGGTGAGCCATCATCAGTTGAGTTCTGTAACTCAGTGGGTATGGATTACGTTTCATGTTCTCCTTTCCGTGTGCCTATCGCACGTTTAGCTGCTGCTCAAGCAAACTTGAAGCAAAACTAAGAGAATTACTTCTCAATATATAGAAAGGCTGTCCTTAGGGGCAGCCTTTCGTTGTTTATAAATCAGACACAGCGTCGTTTATTAGTCAATTCTAAAAATCACTTTATTCAGAAAATGACATTCATATATAAATGATACCTTTGAAGCGAACAATAAACAAATCCTGAGGTCTTAACATGAAAAAATCATTGGCAAAAAAGCTTCTAATCTATTTTGTTTTACTCAACCTACTCTCAATAACTATTGTTGGAATATATGCGTATACTCAAGCAAAAGAAGCTCTCATCTCAAGAACATTTGATCAATTAATCTCTGTACGCATCGAGAAGAAAAAAAGAGTTGAAGATTTCTTTCAACAATGCAAGCATGATATGCAGGTCATCAGTAGCATCGAATTTCCCAAGCTTGACAAGACAAAAAAAACTTATATATCTGACTATAAGTTAACGAACCAAAATATAAGCCACGATTTGTTCAAACATGGTTTTACATCCCTAATTACAAACAAACAAAATTTCGAGAGCATATACATCTACCAGTCAGACAGTTTATTTATTCATTCTGACATACAGACTCCAAGTATTGCTAAACAAGTCGGTAGTCTTTTACCACATCACAAACAGTTATTTCAATCGATATTGAATAAACAGAATGATGCTATTACTGTCCACGAACTATTCACAGCACAAAAGAAATTTCCTTCCGAAATCATCATTTGCAAGGTCATCAGTCAGCCAAATCAGAAAACTGTATTGGCTTTTCAAATCAACTCTGATATTATTAATACCATCATGCTCGATAATAATCCTTTGAATGGATTAGGAAAATCAGGTGAAGCTTATCTTGTTGGAAAAGATAATTTATTGCGAAGCACCAGCCGATTTCAAGAGAATTCGAAACTTCCGATTGAAGCATCTACACAAGGCGTTAAATTAGCATTTCAGGATAGTACAGGAACATCGATATTTAAAGATTATCGCGGTGTTAAAGTTTTAAGCTCATACAGTAAGCTAAATCTTATGGGACTCGAATGGGTCGTTTTAGCTGAGATTGATCATCAGGAAGCAATGGTACCCATTCAGAATTACGGCTATAATATCAGCTATATTCTAATTATTCTAAGTTTATTCCTATTAGGTATCGTGGCTATTATTGCGAATACAATTACGGCTCCAATTCGGAAACTAAGAAATGAAACAGAGAAAATATCTTCGGGTATTTACGAACCTGTTACCGATATTAAGGCGGATGGAGAAATACTGGAACTCGTTGAGGCTTTTAATCATATGACAAAAACAATAAAAAAGCAGCAAGAAAATCTGATGCTGGCTCACGACAAAAGTATCTCATCGATGATTGATGGCCAAGAGGCAGAACGTAGCCGCTTAGCCAAAGAATTACACGACGGACTGGCCCAAACAATTTTGGCTATTAAAATGCGAATCGAAAATACGGCTCCTGAAAATGCAAGCGTTGTTCTAAAAGAATCTGAAGAAATGTTCGCCAGCTTAATGCACGAAATTCGCAGCATGTCGAATGACTTAATGCCTGCCGTTTTACGTGAGTTTGGCTTGGTAAATGCACTCAGAAGTTTATTATCTCAAATCGAAGAAAACAGCGAACTAAAAACATTCCTTGTTGTAGATGATCACCTGCCAAAACTAAATAAAAAAACGAAAACCTACCTATACCGAATAGCTCAAGAAGCTGTAAATAACATCATTAAACACGCACAGGCAACACAAATAAAAATAAGCATCCATATCGAAAATGACTTATATTTATTTGAAATTTGCGATAATGGTATAGGCTTGACGGATGATTTTGAGTACAATAAAAGCAATGGCATATCGAACATTTTAGATCGAATATCCGTATTAGGAGGAAAAGTGTTATTTTGCAACAATTCACCTCATGGGTTAAAAATTCAATGTGAAATCCCATTCAAAAATTGTTCAAATGAGTAAGATAAAAGTTGTTTTAGTTGACGATCACAAACTGTTTCGCGACGGTTTAAAATCTTTACTTCTTAGCAATCAAGATATTGAAGTTGTAGGAGAATTCGGAAATGCCAAAGATCTTATCCATCAGATGGATAAACTGAAAACTGAAATTATTATTACTGATATCAGTATGCCAGGGATGAATGGTATCGAATTGACACAATATGTGGGTAAAGCATTTCCTGAAATTAAAATGATTATCTTATCCATGCACATCAACAAAGATTTTATTTTGAGTGCAATGGAAGCCGGTGCAAAAGCCTACCTCCCCAAAGATATTGCAGGAAAAGAACTGATTGAAGCAATTTATGAAGTCAATCAGGGCCGTGAGTATTTTAATACACTTGTCAGCAATATTATCATGAGGAGCCTGATGAAAAAAAATCAGGACAACAAAGGACAAAATGAATTAACCAACCGGGAAACGGAAGTCTTGATTTTGGTCGCCAATGGTCTCATGAATAAGGAAGTCGCCAATAAATTACACATCAGCGTCCGAACAGTCGACTGCCATAAAAACAATATCATGAGCAAGTTGAAACTCAACACCACTGCTGAGTTAGTTAAATATGCTATCCGAAATCACCTTATAGAAATATAGGTAATCTACCTAGTCTCTCACCTTTTTTCGTAGAATACTTTAGGGGAAATTATCTATTTCACCTGTCTTGTCGCAGCTATATTTTTGCTTGTTGAAACTAACAAACAAACAATTTACTAACTAAGACAAAATTCTATGATTAAGAAATCAGTTAATTGTCTGCTGATAGCTCTCCTGTTTTTTACAAGTAGCTATTCATTTGGTCAGAAAAAGAAACTTGATGTTAATTTTTCTGCCGATGTCATGAGCAGATACGTTTGGCGTGGTACTCAGTTTGGTGGAAACAGTCCAAGCCTACAACCTTCGATGAGCGTTACTTACGAAGGATTCGAATTTGGAGCCTGGGGTGCTTACTCTTTATCTGGCGCAAATTCGGGTCAGGAACTCGATTTGTATGTATCCTATACCCTACCTAACGAGCTATTTAGCTTGACACTTACCGATTATTATTTTCCAAATGAAACCGAAGATTATAAGTATTTTGAATATAACAACAACCGTACTGGTCATGTTATGGAAGGAATGCTAAGCTTTAACGGGACTGAAAAAATTCCTTTCGGGTTGACTTTCGCACTTAATTTTTGGGGCGCTGATGCGGTAAAATTAGGGGATGATCCTTCTAAAGCCGATTTCAATACCAAAACAGGACTTCAATATTCCAGTTATCTGGAATTGACTTACAGCCACAATTTAGATAATAATATCACTCTGGATGCATTTATTGGCGCAAGTCTTAACAATGCCAAAGACGCAAACACAAGTACGGGTTTTATTGGCGAAAGTGGCTATTACGGCTCTAAAGCAGGTGTGGTAAATCTTGGATGCAAACTATCCAAAGAAGTCGCTATTAACGAGAAACTTACTTTCCCGGTTTCAGCTTCACTTATAACCAATCCTGTAGACGAGAAAATTTATTTCGTATTGGGATTATCATTTTAACAATAACTAAAAACAACTAGATATGATTTTTGATACAGGTTCAACAACCTTTATGATTTTATGTACCAGTTTGGTGATGCTAATGACACCAGGACTGGCTTTCTTTTACGGTGGTCTTGCTGGAAAAAGAAATATCCTTGGTGTAATGATGCAAACTTTTGTATCTCTGGGTATCACCACAATTATGTGGGTAGCTATTGGTTACTCTCTTTGTTTTAGCGGTGGCGAAGGTGGTATCATCGGTAACCTCGACCTTGCATTTTTAAATGGAATCGATTTTAATACACCATTTGGCCCGGGAGGAAAATACCCTCTTTATATCTTCATTTCTTATCAAATGATGTTTGCCATTATTACGCCTGCCCTGATTACCGGAGCTTTTGTGAACCGTGTGACGTTTAAGGCTTACCTGATCTTCTTAGTATTATGGCAACTATTTGTTTATTACCCATTTGTACATATGGTATGGGGTAATGGTATCTTGGCTCAATGGGGTGTTATCGACTTTGCTGGTGGTGTTGTTGTACATGCAACTGCTGGTTTTGCAGCCTTAGCATCAGTAATTTATGTTGGGAAACGTCGTGACCGTCAATCACCTCCAAACAGTATTCCATTGGTTGCTATTGGTACTGGGCTTTTATGGTTTGGTTGGTATGGTTTTAATGCAGGTAGCGAATTGGATGTGAATTCAATTACAACTCTAGCATTCCTAAATACTGATGTCGCTGCTTCATTTGCTGCTATTACCTGGTTAATTATTGAATGGAAAAGTGAAGGTAAACCTAAATTTGTAGGCTTATTAACAGGTGCGGTAGCCGGTCTTGCAACGATTACACCTGCAGCTGGTTTTGTTCCATTGTGGGCTGCCATGATTATTGGTATTGCTGCTGGTGCACTTTGTTATTTGGCTGTACATCTTAAAAACAAGCTTGGATGGGATGATGCCCTTGATGTATGGGGAGTTCACGGTATGGGTGGTGTTTTTGGCACCATTTTATTAGGTGTTTTTGCATCTACTGCTGTCAATACTCAAGCTGGTCTTTTAGAAGGTGATTTTGCTTTCTTTGGAAAAGAAATTGCTGCCGTAGTAATTAGTGCGGTTTATGCATTCCTATTTACATACCTGATGTTAACAATCATCAATTACATCACACCTGTAAAAGTAAATGTCGAAGATGAAGATCTAGGTTTAGATGCCTCTCTTCATGGTGAAAAAGCTTATGATGAAGGTGCATTATAAGTTGTTGTTTTAAATTAGTTTTCAGAGTTAGGCTGTCCTTAGGGACAGCCTTTTGCTTTTATATTCAGCCCTAATATATTCTATCCATAACGTTGTTGCTTTTTTCATTCTGAAAAAACATAAGTAAAATTAATATCTCAAAAAACAGAAAAACTAGAGATAAAAATCTAAATTTATATATGAATAACTCAATTAATCTACTGAGTAAAAACACTAGAACCTCATTAATAATAGAATAACATGGCAAAATCTCAAGATTCAAAAAAGAGCGTGAAAAAAGAGCCTCAAAAAACGGCTAAAGAGAAAAAAGCAGAGAAAAGAGAGAAGAAAGCTAAAAAAGCCTAATCCCTTTTTTTTAGAGAGCTAAGTCCTTACATTAAACATTGAAGTAAAAATAGAAATAGAGGTTGTCCATTGGGGCAACCTTCTTTCATTACAAAAAGTTTGATACGTTTGGGTCTTAAATTTATAATCCTTAAAACACTTTTCTTAAAAAAAAACATAAAATGATAATAGACACGATTGAAAACTCCAAACGATATGCAAGTATTAGTGAACGAATAGCTTTAGGACTTGAGTATATAAACAATTCTGATTTTTCGAAAATTGAACTGGGAACCTATCAAATTGAAGGGGATGACGTTTTTGCCATGATACAAGAATATGAGACAAAACCTCTTAAATCTTGCAAGCTTGAAGGTCATACAAAGTACATCGATATTCAATACATTATTTCAGGTGAAGAACACATTGGTTTAGTCTCGAAAGGCACACAAAAGATTTTGACTAAAAACGATGAAGATGATTATGCGTTTTATGAGGGAGAATCCACTCTATTTAAATTTAAGACCGGAACCTTTGGAATCTTTTTCCCAAATGATCTTCATCAGCCTTGTGTCGGGCTTAATCAAAGCTCAACAGTTCGAAAAGTAGTGGTGAAAGTAAGATCTTGATCATCAACTAATGAGCCTTATTTCATCTATTCTAAGTTGTTTATTCCGACTTCAACCTAAGTCGAACTCCCCCAGTTAGAACAATTTTAAAATTGAAAATCCGGTTTTCAGAACTCATTTCTGACAACTGGATTTTATTACAAACTAGTTTTACAACGATTTATTTTAAAACCTTATAATCCGGGATTTCAGGAATAAACTCAAAACTATTCTGTTCGTAATTAATATGACAACAATAATGATTTAATCCATTGGTTACAACAAGGTAAGGCACCTGTAATTTCATATTGTAACGCGCAATTTGATTGAAAGTATCTTGTGAAATTTTCACACTGGATGCTTTACACTCGACAATCATCAATGCAATACCATTATTGTTATACAGAACAATGTCACTCCGTTGTGGCATCCTATTAACATCCACTTTTTTTTCAACAGCAATCAATCCTTTGGGGTAATTCTTCTCTTCCACCAAATAAGAAATGAAATTCTGTCGCACCCACTCTTCTGGTGTTAATACCACAAACTTCCTTCTTATACTATCAAAAATTAGCTTTCTTTGTCCTTCTAATTTGATATTAAAATTATAGGTGGGTAGATTAAGTGTGTCCATATTTTAATTATATTGAAAACAAATATAACAGATTTTATCAGCTCTTGGTCAACAAAGAAAGCAAATCATCTAACATATGAAAACAAAAGAAGAAATTGTAGAAAACTGGTTGCCACGTTATACTGGCCGGGCTCTTCAAGATTTTGATCCCTTTATTCTTTTGACCAACTTCAGTGGTTATCTTGATATATTTGCAAAAAAATATAATGCCACTATTGTGGGTGAAGACAAGGCTATGCCCAATGTTTCGGCTGATGGAATTACCATGATTAACTTCGGAATGGGTAGTCCTAATGCCGCAACCGTAATGGATTTATTAAGTGCCATAAAACCTAAGGGTGTCTTATTTTTAGGGAAATGTGGTGGTCTTAAGAAGAAAAATAAACTGGGTGATTTGATTCTCCCCATTGCTGCCATCCGAAGCGAAGGAACATCAAATGACTACTTGCCTCCTGAAATACCTGCACTGCCTGCATTTGGACTTCAAAGAGCGGTGTCTCAGGTGATTGCTGACAAAAACATTAAATATTGGACCGGAACTGTTTTTACAACCAACAAAAGAGTTTGGGAATTCGACGAACGTTTTAAAAAATATCTTGCAAAGACCCGAGCAATGGCTATCGATATGGAAACTGCAACCATATTCACAGTTGGCTTCTTTAATGAGATTCCTTCAGGAGCTGTCTTATTAGTTTCCGATCAACCCATGATCTCTGCAGGAGTAAAAACCGATCACAGCGATGCTGAAGTCACAAATCGTTTTGTCGATCGACATATACAAACAGGGATTGATGCCCTAAAAGAAGTAATGCACAATAAGGAATCTGTGAAACACCTCAGATTCTAAAAGCCTATACTCAAAGCCAAACTATCTCAACAGATTTATATGACATTCGAAGAAATATACAACCGTATTAAGAAACAAGAATATGCACCCATCTATTTTCTGATGGGAGAAGAGAGTTTTTATATCGATAAAATCACCGATTATATATTGGAGAATGCCCTACCTGAAGCCGAGCGTGATTTTAATCAAAGCATTTTTTACGGAAAGGATGCCGATATTGCAAACGTCATCGATACGGCTCGCCGTTTTCCTATGATGGCAACCCGCCAACTTGTCGTAGTTAAAGAAGCTCAACATTTGAAAAATATTGAATTATTGGATTCGTATATTAAGAATCCTCTTCAATCTACGATTCTTGTAATTAATTACAAATATAAAACACTTGACAAAAGAAAAGCATTCACTAAAAATGTAGCTCAATTTGGCATCCTCTTCGAATCAAAAAAAATATACGAAAACCAACTGCCCGATTGGATAACAAAATATACAAAAAGCCTCAAGCTAAATATCGACACCAAAGCCAGTATTTTACTCTCAGAATTTTTGGGCAACGACTTAAGTAAAATTTCAAATGAGCTTGATAAGCTAAGCATAAATATTCCGCAAGGAAATACAATCACAGCAGACGATATCGAAAAAAACATTGGCATTTCTAAAGATTTCAACAATTTTGAATTGCAAAATGCATTGGGAAAAAAAGACATCGTCAAAGCAAATCAAATCATAAATTACTTCTCAACGAATGAAAAAAGCAATCCAATTTATGTCACAATTGCCTTACTTCACTCATATTTTTCAAAAATTTTAAAATTCCATTTTTTAAAAAATAAAACAAATGATAAAATTGTTGCTTCGGCACTTGGTATTAATCCTTTTTTCGTAAAAGACTATAAATCAGCCGCAAGACTCTATAATCCAAAGAAATTGGTTGCTATTATCAATCTGCTCAGAGAATATGATTTAAAATCAAAAGGGATTGGAAATGTCAGCTCTAAGAATGGCGATCTGCTAAAAGAGTTAATATTCAAAACGCTTCATTAGCAATATTTCAACAAATCTATTATCTTTAATAATACATTTCGTTTACTCATTTCAAGTAAATGAATGATGGATACAATATATTGTTAACTTCTTTTTTCATGTATGAATTTCATACATCCATCAATAAAGAATTTGTATTTAACTATGAAATCAATTTTTACTCTTTCATTCATATTAGTTCTTTTGTTTGGTCCAACGCTTAGTTTTGGCCAAGATGGTGCACCTCCTGTAGCAAAAAACGATTCGGTTTCAATTAACAATAAAACACTTATTGACGAGGTAAATTATATTGAAATTGTATTCCTTGAAAACGACATCTACTCGTCATCGACCCTTGATTTTTCACAAACCAAAATTCTTCGTCAAAACGATCAGGCCGGAAAAGCTTATTTGGTTGAAAATAACACTTTAATGGTATTTTATCCCTATGAAGACAGTTTTGGTGTGGATACCATATTCTATGAAATTTGTAATAATAGAAGTCAATGTAGTCAAGCGTACATATTAGTCGATGTTAAAAACCCTAATAAAGTAGATTTACTAATTCCAACGGCCTTTTCTCCCAATGGAGACAATATCAATGATAAGTTCTACATAAAAGGCATCGAAAACTATCCGGTGAATGAATTCGTTGTATTCTCTAGATGGGGCTCTAAAGTCTTTGATAAAAGTAACTACACAAATGATGATGCATGGGATGGAAGTTACAGTAAGACTGGTGTAAAGTTAGGCCCCGGAGATAAATTACCTCCTGGAACATATTTTTTCAAACTCATTATTAAGGATAAAAAGTACCTTAAAAGTGGTTATATCGTCATCAAAAAGTAGATATACTCATTTCTTTATCGGCTATCGCATTGTAGATAATAACTGTGAGTTTTCAACTAAAATATAAACTAGCTTGTTACTGAATGGGAAATCAAAGTCATATCACCACTCGTTATATTCTGACGATATTGATATGCCTTTGCTCAACACTCCCAAAACTATTTTCTCAGGAAAATATCCTTTTCACCAATTATAATCAGAACAAATTATTTATTAACCCAGCCTTTTCTGGCAATAAACCTTATATGGAGATGGCCATGGGCTATCACAAACAATGGACAGGCGTAGAAGGCGCTCCAAAATCTTCAATATTATCAGCTCATGCCCCATTAAACAACAGTAAAATTGGACTCGGTACCATGGTATACAGCAATAAAATTGGAATCTTAAATGAAACGGGGTTCTTTGCTAGCTATGCCTACAAAATTAGTCTGACTAAAAAACGTGTATTGGCTTTCGGACTACAGGCAGGAATCGTGAATAAAGAGGTGCGATGGTCGGATCTTAGAACTTACGATCCAAATTTTAACGGGGATGATCCCAGCATTCCTAATATGAACGTAAGTAGTGTGGCTCCAAATTTCGGTCTAGGCATATACTACAACACCCCGAAATTTCATTTGGGCTTTTCTGCACCTCGCTTGTTACAAAACACCTACCCTCATGAAAACAGTATGGGTGAAAATATCAATTTTGAATTTAGAGATATCTATTTCTATTTAAATACTGGCCTTCAGTTAGAACTTAATCCTAAAATTCAAGTAGAACCTTCCTTGCTGTTTTTTTCTTCAGCAAACTCTACACTAGATTATAATTTAAATCTTATTTTTTATCATATAAATGGTATTTTTGCCGGGAGTGGTTATCGGGCTGGGAAGTATTGGTCAATCCATATAGGCTATGAGTTTAATTCTAAAATTGGCATTAACTATTCCTATGAAAACAGTCTCGATAAACTGAAACGTGGTGACCATTCAAGCCATGAATTTTTTATAAACTATAAGATTTCTTTGAAGAAAAGTAGCTATACATCACCTAGATTTTTCTAAAGTTGTGTATTTTGCATTCTGTTCAGCTTAAAAACCTGTCTTATCCAGAATCATAGACACTTAAGCTTCAATTTTAATCGACTATATATTTAAGTTATGAATATAAAATTGCTAACAACAATTTTTGTTGCCATTGTATTTTCCTTATCCTCAAGCCTTGTTTCTGCCCAAAACAGAGATTTGTCAAGAGGTCAACATCTCTTTGCAAAGAAAGAATACAAGCTGGCCATCCCCTACCTAAAAAAATATACTCAAAATCATAATGATAAATCAGTCAAAAGAAATCTCATTTTTTGTTATATTGAAACCAATCAGGATAATAAAGCTTTGATTCTTGCCCAAAGAATGGCTAATGCGTCAAAAGCAGAGGCTGAAGACTTTTTAAACTATGCCAATCTACTGAAAAAAGTACATAAGTATGTCGAAGCTAAAGAATGGTATCTAAAATACAGCAAGCTTAAACCTTCTGATAATATTGTACTTCAACATATCCAGGCCTGTAATCTGATCAACGAAATTATCGACGACAGCCTGTATATTGCCAAACCAATAAATATTAATACGCAACAAACTGACTATTCA
It encodes:
- a CDS encoding YhcH/YjgK/YiaL family protein, producing the protein MIIDTIENSKRYASISERIALGLEYINNSDFSKIELGTYQIEGDDVFAMIQEYETKPLKSCKLEGHTKYIDIQYIISGEEHIGLVSKGTQKILTKNDEDDYAFYEGESTLFKFKTGTFGIFFPNDLHQPCVGLNQSSTVRKVVVKVRS
- a CDS encoding type I restriction enzyme HsdR N-terminal domain-containing protein yields the protein MDTLNLPTYNFNIKLEGQRKLIFDSIRRKFVVLTPEEWVRQNFISYLVEEKNYPKGLIAVEKKVDVNRMPQRSDIVLYNNNGIALMIVECKASSVKISQDTFNQIARYNMKLQVPYLVVTNGLNHYCCHINYEQNSFEFIPEIPDYKVLK
- a CDS encoding AMP nucleosidase → MKTKEEIVENWLPRYTGRALQDFDPFILLTNFSGYLDIFAKKYNATIVGEDKAMPNVSADGITMINFGMGSPNAATVMDLLSAIKPKGVLFLGKCGGLKKKNKLGDLILPIAAIRSEGTSNDYLPPEIPALPAFGLQRAVSQVIADKNIKYWTGTVFTTNKRVWEFDERFKKYLAKTRAMAIDMETATIFTVGFFNEIPSGAVLLVSDQPMISAGVKTDHSDAEVTNRFVDRHIQTGIDALKEVMHNKESVKHLRF
- the holA gene encoding DNA polymerase III subunit delta; protein product: MTFEEIYNRIKKQEYAPIYFLMGEESFYIDKITDYILENALPEAERDFNQSIFYGKDADIANVIDTARRFPMMATRQLVVVKEAQHLKNIELLDSYIKNPLQSTILVINYKYKTLDKRKAFTKNVAQFGILFESKKIYENQLPDWITKYTKSLKLNIDTKASILLSEFLGNDLSKISNELDKLSINIPQGNTITADDIEKNIGISKDFNNFELQNALGKKDIVKANQIINYFSTNEKSNPIYVTIALLHSYFSKILKFHFLKNKTNDKIVASALGINPFFVKDYKSAARLYNPKKLVAIINLLREYDLKSKGIGNVSSKNGDLLKELIFKTLH
- a CDS encoding gliding motility-associated C-terminal domain-containing protein: MKSIFTLSFILVLLFGPTLSFGQDGAPPVAKNDSVSINNKTLIDEVNYIEIVFLENDIYSSSTLDFSQTKILRQNDQAGKAYLVENNTLMVFYPYEDSFGVDTIFYEICNNRSQCSQAYILVDVKNPNKVDLLIPTAFSPNGDNINDKFYIKGIENYPVNEFVVFSRWGSKVFDKSNYTNDDAWDGSYSKTGVKLGPGDKLPPGTYFFKLIIKDKKYLKSGYIVIKK
- a CDS encoding PorP/SprF family type IX secretion system membrane protein; protein product: MGNQSHITTRYILTILICLCSTLPKLFSQENILFTNYNQNKLFINPAFSGNKPYMEMAMGYHKQWTGVEGAPKSSILSAHAPLNNSKIGLGTMVYSNKIGILNETGFFASYAYKISLTKKRVLAFGLQAGIVNKEVRWSDLRTYDPNFNGDDPSIPNMNVSSVAPNFGLGIYYNTPKFHLGFSAPRLLQNTYPHENSMGENINFEFRDIYFYLNTGLQLELNPKIQVEPSLLFFSSANSTLDYNLNLIFYHINGIFAGSGYRAGKYWSIHIGYEFNSKIGINYSYENSLDKLKRGDHSSHEFFINYKISLKKSSYTSPRFF